CATGTTCGCGGGAATCAACTCCTTCACGCTGCTGTGCGTGCCGGGCTTCATCCTGGCGGGAAACCTGATGAATCAGGGCGGCATCTCCGACCGTATCGTGCGCTTCGCCAACGTTCTGGTGGGGCACATTCGCGGCGGACTGGCCCTAGCCAACGTGGTGGATTCCATGGTGTTCGCGGGAGTGTCCGGGACGGCCGTGGCGGATGTGTCGAGCCTTGGGGTCATCATGATCAACGCCATGCACAAACAGGGATACGATCGAAGTTTTTCCTGCGCCATAACGGCTTCCACCGCCTGTCTGGGTCCCATCATTCCGCCCTCGATGCCCATGATCATCGCGGGGACGCTGACGGGGCTTTCCGTGGGAAAACTCTTTCTGGCCGGGGCCATTCCGGGGCTTTTAATCGGAGGAATCATGCTGCTGGTGACCTACTGGCTGGCCGTCAAACGGGGGTATCCCAAGGGTCCAAAGCCCACCTGGAGGGTTTTCTGGCAGGAATTTTACGGCGGAATCTGGGCCCTGCTGATGGTGGCCATCATCTTCGTCGGGATTCTGAGCGGATGGTTCAGCCCCACCGAGGCGTCCGTGGTGGCCTGCGTCTACGCCCTCTTCGTGGGTCTGATCGTGTACCGGGACCTGCACATTCGGGATATTCCGAAAGTTTTGAAGGAGTCCGCGGTTATGTCTGCGTCGATCATCACGCTGGTGGCCTTCGCCAACGTGTTCGGATGGATTTTGGCCAGCGAGCAGATCCCCCAGCTCATCGCCAGAACGATGCTGGCCTTCACCCGAAACAAGTATCTGATTATCCTGATCATCAACATTTTTCTGCTTTTCGTGGGGATGTTCATGGAGACCATCGCGGCGCTGATGACGATCTTCCCGACGCTTCTGGCCGTGCTGACCCAGGTGGGCGTGGATCCCATCCAGTCTGCGATGATCTGCGTGCTGAACCTGGTGATCGGGCTGATCACGCCGCCGGTGGGGGTATGCCTTTTCGTGGCCGCCAGCATCGGAAAGGTGTCCATCAGCAAAATCGTGGCCGCCAATATGCCGTATCTGATCATCTGCCTCGTTGTTTTGATGATGGTCTCCTACATTCCCGCGCTTTCCACCTGGCTTCCGACGCTGCTGATGCGCTGAGGCGGCGAAAATGTTTTCCTCCATATTGCACGTGGGACTCGATATCGGATCGACGACGGCCAAATCGGTGGTCCTGGACGATGACGACAAAATAATATACAGCAGGTACTGCCGGCATTTTGCCGATATTCGCGCGATTACGAGCACACTGATGTCGGAAATTCAGGATAACTTCAATAATTTCGGCGCCACCATCGCCGTCACGGGTTCGGGGGCGCTGGCTCTGGCGGAAGGAATGAACGTTCCCTTCGCTCAGGAGCTGGTGGCCTGTTCCGCCAGCATCGGACGCTATCTGAGCGGAGTGGACGCGGCGATCGAACTGGGCGGAGAGGACGCGAAGCTGACGTTTTTCGACCCCGCCGGCGCCGACCAGAGAATGAACGAAACCTGCGCCGGAGGAACGGGGGCCTTTATCGATCAGATGGCCACCCTGCTGGGAACGGATGCCGCCGGCCTGAACGATCTGGCCAAACGGCATGAAATGATATATCCGCTGGCTTCGCGCTGCGGTGTTTTCGCCAAAACGGACGTTCAGGCGCTTCTGAACGAAGGAGCGGCCCGGGCGGACATCGCCGCGTCGATTTTTCAGGCCATCGTCAACCAGACCATCAGCGGGCTCGCCTGCGGACGGAAAATTGCGGGCAACGTGGCGTTTTTGGGCGGACCGCTCTACTTCCTGTCCGAGCTTCGCGCCAGATTTATTGAAACCCTCAACCTGAGAGAAGATCAATGTATCTTTCCCGAAAATTCTCACCTTTTCGTCGCCATTGGAGCGGCCATTCTCGGAAAGAAAAACGGTCCGGTGGACCTCGTTCGTCTGCAGGAAAACGCTCTGCGTTTCTTCTCCACTCCATCCCAGGGCCCGGTCAGTGTGCTGAGCGCGCTTTTCATTGACGAAGAATCGAAAAACGCGTTCAGAAAAAGGCATTCCGCCTGCGACGTGAAGCGGGCAGATCTTTCTCTCTACAGCGGCGACGCGTACCTGGGTCTGGACTGCGGCTCGACCACGACGAAGGCCGTTCTGATCGGCGAAAAAGGAGAGCTCCTGTTTTCCCGTTATCGAACCAATGGCGGAAAGGATCCTTTCGGTACGGTGAAGGAGATTCTGACGGAGCTTTATGCCCTTCTTCCCGCCGACGTCCGAATAAGGCGAAGCGGCGTCACCGGCTACGGAGAAAAATTCGTCCGAACGGCATTTGGCGTCGACGCGGGCGAGGTGGAAACCGTGGCCCACGCGAGAGGAGCGTCGTTCATCCTGCCGGGCGTCGATTTCGTCATCGACATCGGCGGACAGGACATGAAGTGCTTCGGCCTGCGAAACGGCGTTATCACCCGCGTTTTCCTGAACGAGGCCTGTTCTTCCGGCTGCGGGTCGTTCCTCCAGAGCTTTGCGGAATCCCAGGGCATGTCGGTGGAGGATTTCGCCCGCGAGGCGGAGAACTCCTTCATGCCGGTGGATCTGGGATCGCGCTGCACGGTATTCATGAACTCGCGAGTTCGTCAGGCGCAGAAGGAGGGCGCGAAGGTTCGGGACATCGCGGCGGGCCTGGTGTACTCCGTGGTTCGCAACGCCCTGTATAAAGTGCTGAAACTCAAAAACGCGGACGAAATGGGTGAAAAAATCATCGTGCAGGGCGGCGCCTTTAAAAACGACGCGCTGCTTCGGGCCTTTGAACTCGTGTGCGGCAGAGAGGTGGTCCGTCCGCAGATTTCCGAACTCATGGGAGCCTTTGGAATGGCCCTCATCGCCGGAAATATTCAGTCCGAAGAACCGGGTGGCCTGCTGGATAAAAGGGCGGTAGAGGCTCTGACCGGACAGACGTCCACAATGCGCTGTTCCGGCTGCGGCAACCGCTGCCTGCTGACCCGCACGGAGTTTGGAAACGGGAGAAGCTGCGTATCGGGCAGCCGCTGCGAAAAATGGTCCGCCCTGGAAAACGGCGCGAAGAATGGCAAAAAAGGAGAGAAAAAACTCCTTCCGCCCAACCTTTTCGAGAGAAAATATAAAAGGCTCTTCGATTTTTACGAACCGCTTCCCGAAACCGAGGCCGCCAGAGGCGTCCTTGGGATACCGAGAGCCCTCAACATGTACGAGGATTATCCCTTTTGGTTCGCGTTTCTCACCGAGCTGAAATTTCGGGTGGAGCTTTCGGCCGCCCGTCCGGACGAAAACGCCGGGCTGGATACCATTCCGTCCCAAACCCTCTGTTATCCCGCGAAACTCGTTCACCGGCATGTGACGGATCTTCTGAATCGAGGGATAAGACAGATCTTTTATCCAATTCTCCTGAAAGAGTGCCGGGAATTCAAGGATTCGCGGCAGCATTTCAACTGTCCGGTGGTGATCGGCTATCCCGACGTGGCGGCGCTCAATATCGACGTTCCGCCGGGGACGGATTTTATGCATCCGACCCTTCCTTTCGATTACACTTCGCCGAAAAGTCACATGACGAAGCGGCTTTACGAGGAATTTTTCCGGTTCGGCGTATCCCGCCTGGAAATAGAAAGAGCCTTTGAAAAGGGAGCGGCCGCCCAGAACGCCTGGAAGACCGATGTGCGAAAATTCGGAGACGAGACGGTGGCCTGGCTCAAAAAGACCGGAGAAACAGGCGTCGTCCTGGGAGGACACCCTTACCACCTGGATCCCGAGGTTCATCACGGCATCCCCGATTTAATCGTAAACTGCGGCGCGGCCGTCCTCACGGAGGATTCGGTCTGTCACAGGGCAGAGGAAATCGGAGGCGTGGACCCCCTGTACGTGGTGGACCAGTGGGCCTACCACTCCCGGCTTTACAGAGCCGCCGCGGTGGTGGCGCGCCATCCGGATTTCGCCAATGTTCAGATGGTGCAGCTGAACTCATTCGGCTGCGGACTTGACGCCATTACCGCGGACCAGACGGCGGAGCTGCTGGAAAGCCACGGAAAACCCCACACTCTGCTCCGGATCGACGAGGGGAAAAACACCGGCGCCGCGAGGATCAGAATACGGTCTCTGCTGGCTTCGGTGAAACAACAGAAGGCAGAGGAAAATTCCGTCAAAAAACGGGAGAAAACCGCTGCAGGCCCCGCGCGTCACGTATTCGCCAAAGGGATTGAATTTTTGAAAAAGAAAAAACACCGCACGATCCTCTGCCCTCCCCTTGCGCCCTGGCATTTTCATTTTCTGCAGACCGCCATGCGGGAGGACGGGCTGGACTTCCGCGTGCTTCCCGAAGGAGGGCGGCCGGAGGTTGAACTGGGCCTGAAATACGTCAACAACGACGTCTGTTATCCGTCCATGATGGTCGTGGGCCAGTTTCTGAAAGCCCTGTCCAGTGGAGAGTACGATCCCGACGCCACCGACTGTTTCTACGCGCAGACGGGCGGAGTCTGCAGGGCGAGCAACTACGTCCCGCTGCTGCGGCGCGCGCTGGATGCCGCCGGTTTCGGACGTGTCCGAATCCTGGCCGCCCACGCGCAGGGCAGCGAAGGCGCGGAGAAATTCACGCCCTCCGTCAAAAGCGTATGGAGAAGTCTGACAGGTCTGCTCTACGGGGACATGCTGATGCGGCTGTCCTGCAGAACGCGCCCTTACGAGGCGGAGCGGGGAAGCGCGAAAAAACTCTGTGATCGCTGGATTGCGCGATGTGACGAAAATGTGAGACGGGGCAAATGGTCCGTGTTCAAAGAGGACCTGAAACAGATGGTTCGGGATTTCGCCGCGCTGCCCGTCAATCCCGCCCCTCGTCCCAGAGTGGGCATTGTGGGGGAAATTTTGGTCAAGTATCATTCCGGCGCCAACGAACGGCTTGTGAATCTGATCGAGACCGAAGGCGGAGAGGCCGTTATTCCGGATCTGGCCGGATTTCTGCTCTACTGCCTTTTCGATCCCATCAGCCGCAGCGAAAAACTCTCGGGGAGCGCGTTCTCCGGTCTTTTCGCCCGAGCCGGAATCAAAATACTCGAACGTATGCGGAACCCCATGCGGGAAGCGCTCAGGGGAACGCGATTCGGCGAAATCCACGATATACGGGATATGGCGCGCCAGGCCTCAAAACTGGTGTCTCTGGCGAATCAGGCGGGGGAAGGCTGGCTTCTCGTCGCCGAAATCATCCAGCTCATCGAGAGCGGAATCAAAAATATCCTCTGTGTTCAGCCCTTCGCGTGTCTCCCGAATCACATCACGGGCAGGGGCATTCTCAGGGAGCTCCGGCGTCTGCATCAGGGCGCGAACGTCCTCGCTCTGGACTTCGACGCCAGCGTCAGCAACGTCAATCAGCTCAACAGGATCAAGCTTCTGATGGCGACGGCCAGAACGGAATAGTTTTGACCCGGTGACAGATTTATAACAAAAATTTACGCAGAAAAGAGCCGACGGCTCTATTTCACAGGGAGGTTTTTCCATGCGCTTCAACGATGCGGTAATTGGAATTGCCGCTATTATTTTTGGTCTTGCCGTCATTCTCCATGTCCGGTCCTATCCCTCCATGGGCGATGGAATGCCGGGACCGGCGCTTTTTCCGACGATACTCGGAATTTTGCTCATTGTGATCGGAACCCTTCAGATTCCCCGGGGAATAAAATCCCGGGCGCCTTTTGCGGCGCTTCTGCCGGAACTCACCGCCCGTGGCGCCGGCAACATTCTTTTGACCCTCGCCGGCGTAATTTTTTACATTTACGCCTCCGACAGCCTGGGTTTTCTCCCGACGTCGTTCTGCGTCATGTTCGTTTTGATGCTCGTTCTGAAGGGGAACTTTTTCCTTTCGGCTGCGGTTGCGGCCGGAGCGACGCTCTGCATTTACCTTATCTTCGTAAAAATGCTGATGGTTCCACTGCCGGCTGGCATTTTCGCCTTTTAAGGGTCCTTCGGAACGGAGGGAGATCATGTTCACCTTCAATAATCTGGCGCACGCTCTGGGGCTGCTGACGGACCCCCACGTGGTGGCGATCATAGCCGGTTCCGCGATATACGGCCTCTTTGTGGGAGCGATGCCAGGGCTGACGGCATCCATGGCCACGGCCCTGCTGGTCCCCGTCACCTTTTTCATGGATCCGGTTCCGGCCCTGGCCGCCATGGTCACGATGGAAGCCATGGCCATATTCGCCGGCGATATTCCGGCCGCGCTGATCCACATTCCCGGCACGCCGTCCTCCGCGGCCTACGTGGAGGACAGCTACGCCCTGACCCGACAGGGACGGGCCTCCTTCGTCCTTGGAATCGACGTGGTCATGTCGTCCATCGGAGGAATCATCGGCGCTGTTATTCTCATTCTGCTGGCGCCCCTTCTGGCGGAGGTGGCGCTCAAATTCTCCACCTACGAATATTTCTGGCTGGCCTGTTTCGGCCTGTCCTGCTCGGTCATGGTCTCTTCCGGCAGCACGAGCAAGGCGCTGCTGTCTCTTGTGATCGGGCTGATGCTCAACTGCGTTGGGCTGGACATCACGATCGGGTTCCCCCGTTTCGCCTTCGGAAATCCCGATTTACTGGAGGGCTTCACCTTTATTCCGGTCATGATCGGCATGTTCGGCATGGCGGAGATCTTTCGCAACGTGCTGATTCAGGATTCGAAGATCGCTCCCTTCACCGTGCAGGCCAGCGGAATTTTCAGGGGGATGTGGAAAACGACCTGCGACCACTGGAAACATATCCTTCGTTCCGGCGTTATCGGGACGGCGATAGGAATTTTGCCCGGCGCGGGAGCGGACATCGCGGCGTGGGTGGCCTACGGCGTTTCCAAGCGTTTCTCCAAAACCCCCGAACGGTTTGGCAAAGGGCACATCGAAGGCCTTATCGAAGCCGGAACCGCCAACAACTCCGCTCTGGCCGGCGCGTGGGTGCCGGCGCTGGTGTTCGGCATCCCGGGGGACTCCATCACGGCCATCATCATCGGAGTTCTTTACATGAAAAACCTTCAGCCCGGCCCCGGCATCTTCGAGCGCAGCCCGGAGATCATCCTCGCGGTGTACACCACGTTCATTCTCGCCAACCTGCTGCTCGTCCCCTTCGGCTGGCTGGCGATCCGGCTCTCCACAAAAGTGCTTCAGGTGCCGCGCAATCTGCTTTATCCCGTCATTCTGCTTTTTTGCGTCGTCGGCGCGTTCGCCATCAACAACTCCAATTTCGACATAACCGTCATGCTTATCTTTGGGGTCGTCGCCTATGTTCTGGAATGCAACGACATTCCTTCCGCTCCCGCCATCCTCGGGCTGGTGCTGGGCGATCTTCTGGAAAAATCCTTCATGGTCTCCATGATGAAATCTCAGTGGGACCTTCGTATGTTTTTTGAACGCCCCATATCGGCGGGGCTGGGCGCGCTGGTCGTTCTGATGTGGCTCTCTCCCCTGCTGGCCGGATTCTTCAGAAAAAGACAAAGTCACTGAGAACACGACACTTCCAGATGACGAGGGCAGCGGGGAAGCGGACGCGGATTCGCTCCCCCGCTGCTCTCGTCCGACGTTCGATTGTCCTGTTGATTTTGTTGGTTCTGATTCCGATTCCGGAATCATTTATGATTTATGACGGCGGGGGAAATGCAGGTATTTTTTCAGTCTTTTGCTCTGCCGTGCCCGAACGTATCGCAGCGTGCAGAAATATCCCAGCCAGCCGAAAAAAATCATGTAGGGAACACAGCCGGTCAGCATCACCAACCCCAAATCCTTCACCAGAAGCGAGGCCGTGAGTTTTACGGTGATCCACACTCCCACGTCGGCGGCGACAGCGTTCCGGATGGGCTGCAGCAGCAGGGCGAAACGCGAATAGTCCGCATACCGGCGCAGCCCAAGCATATAGTATCCCGTCACATAAAACGCGTAATAGCAGGGAATCAGAGTCACAACGTTGGTCGCCCAGGTCCAGGCGCAGGCGATAACCAGAGAAAAATCCCACCTGAAAAGTTTCCGCGCGATAATCCAGGCCAGAAAACACAGATACATCTGTATGCCAATCAGCGGGGTAAAAGCAAAAGCCAAACCAATCATGGCGCCTCGGGCGGAATATTCCGGAGAGTGCCGCGAACGCTGGATGGGTACTATCAAACGGAACCTGATCAGCCGCTTCAGAAGCTCCAACCACGTTCTCTTTTTACGGACTCCCGAGGACCCGTTCGTTGAAGCAGGGCTGTCCATGACGAATAACCTCCGAAAATATACGCCCATCTGGCTCATTTCTTTTTTATTGTACCATTTTATTTCACCGACGCCGTTCTTCAAAGAAGAGTTTTATGGGGAAACTCTGCACAAATTACTCAAAACACATATACAAAAACACATAAAAAAGAAGAGATATAGAAATAATGCTTTATAATTTTGGAAGAAATGAAAATTTCTCATGGACAGATACTTTACCTGCCTTAAATTATTGGAGGGATACCGGTATGCGGATAAAAAAATGGATAGTCCTGTTTCTGTGGATGACCGCCCTGTCCTTTCTCTTCTCTGAAAGGCCCGCTATGGCCGCAACTCCAAAAAACGGCGTCGTCTCTTTCACCCCAACGGGAAAAGTGAGAAACAGCGTCGCTTTCAGGGTGATGTTCTCCGACCCCGTCGTTTCCAGGGATGTCGTCGGAAAATCCCTGACTGTTGCGGATTTTCCCTTCACGGTCTCGCCTGCCGTCCAGGCGGAGGGCCGATGGCTGGACAGCAGGGTTTTTTCCGCCACGCTTCTGGCCCCGTTGGACATGGGAACCCTCTACACCGCCACAATTCGTGAAAACATCAAAAACCTGAAGGGGCAGACCGTGGCGGCAGGGACATCCTACACCTTCCAGACCGATCCCCTGTCGCTGGTCTCTCTGCGAACGTCAGCCCTCAACAGGGACATGATCACCCTTCGACTGGAGTTCAACATGCCTGTGGACCCCTCCCGTCTGCGAGGCTTTTTAAAGGTCACTTCCGACCAGAACGGACAATCCCCCCTGTCTCTCGGAGTCAACGCGGGGCGGCCGGAAACGGTTCTGCCCGTGACCGTGCGGGTGGGGGACCTGACGGGCCCCCGCCGAATCTTCCTGCGCCTCGCCGCCGGACTCACCGGTGAAAAGGGAACTCTGGGGCTGACGGAGGACGTCGTTCGGCCCGTCGATGTCCAGCCCGTCCTGACGGTGAATGAGCTGAGCGCGGAGAGAGATGGCATACGCGTTTACTCCAACTTCGACGTCAGCCTGGACGCCGCGAAGGATTTCATCAAAATAGAGCCTGAAACATCCTTCAGCCTGGATTACTACTACGGAGGCTGTTTTTTCATCCGGGGCGACTTCAGGCCCAGGGAGCGTTTTGTTCTGACCTTCAAAAAGGGGCTTCCCTCGGAGCGCAACGGCATCGTGCTGGAGGAAGATTTCTCCCGGGCCGTGATCATCCCCGACAGAGAACCCTCCATCAACCTGCCGGCCCCGGGCATGTTCCTCTCCCCTCTGGACGGAGGACGGGTCCCCCTGGAGCTGGTCAACGTAAAGAAACTCAACGTGAGCCTCTGGCGGCTCTATGAAAACAACATCCCCTACGCCATGCGCGCCCTTTCTTCGGGATACGACGATAGTTACGCCTTTCCCCGGGATCTGGCGAAACGGGTCTTCAACAGGGAGTTCGACCTTTCTCTGCCCCTGAACGAAACCGTGCGCCGGGCGCTTTCTCTCGACGACATGGCCGGCGGACAGAGGGGCCTTTTTCTGCTCAGTCTCAACAACCCGGATGACGAGTACTGGTATGAACGCAACCAGATCATCAACCTCAGCGATATGGGGGCGGTGGTCCGTCTGTGGGAAGACGGCCTCCTCGTCTGGGCCAACACCCTGTCCGGACTGCAACCCCTGGCCGACGCCAGCGTTCGCCTTTACAGCACGGCCAATCAGCTTCTGGGAGAGGGAACCACCGACGCTCAGGGCCTCTGGGTTCTGAAACGCGATTCCGTCTGGAGCGACGATCCCGGCCTGATGCCCTCTCTCGTTACCGTCTCGAAAAATGACGACGTTACCTTCGTGCGCCTGACGAAAGGACTGCTGTCTCAGAACATTTTCGACACCGCGGGGAGACCATGGCTTCGGGAGGGATACGACGCCCTGCTTTTCTCCGGCCGGGACCTCTACCGTCCCGGGGAAACCGCGCCCTTCGAGGCGATTCTGCGAACGCCGCAATTTCTGCCTCCGGAGCCCTTCCCCGTTCTCTTCTCGGTCAACGATCCTCTGGGGCGTACGGTAACGCGGAGGACGGAGCTTCTTTCTTCCGAGGGCAGCGCCATTTTCAATATGAATATCCCCGAAAACGCCATGACCGGCAGGTGGTCCGTGGTTCTTTCCATTCCCGGCAGCGAAGGACGCCCTCTTACCAAGATGGGGTTCAGCGTGGAAGATTTCGCCCCGCCCCGCATCGAGGTGGAACTGGACTCCGACGCGGAGAGACTGGCCCCCGGCGATGAGACGGCGTTCGACCTTTCAGCCCGATACCTTTTCGGCGCGGATGGAGCCGGGCTGAAATGGGAGGCGAGCTGGTCCGCCCGGGAACTGCCCTTTGTCCCCCAAAATCCCAAATGGCGGGCCTACAGATTCGGCGACCCCGAGCGGCATTTTGCGGGGGAAAAGAACAC
The DNA window shown above is from Synergistaceae bacterium and carries:
- a CDS encoding TRAP transporter large permease; the encoded protein is MVTLLFLSFIVFLFMGIPVAFSLGLSSLLYLVGAGIPLSVIPQRMFAGINSFTLLCVPGFILAGNLMNQGGISDRIVRFANVLVGHIRGGLALANVVDSMVFAGVSGTAVADVSSLGVIMINAMHKQGYDRSFSCAITASTACLGPIIPPSMPMIIAGTLTGLSVGKLFLAGAIPGLLIGGIMLLVTYWLAVKRGYPKGPKPTWRVFWQEFYGGIWALLMVAIIFVGILSGWFSPTEASVVACVYALFVGLIVYRDLHIRDIPKVLKESAVMSASIITLVAFANVFGWILASEQIPQLIARTMLAFTRNKYLIILIINIFLLFVGMFMETIAALMTIFPTLLAVLTQVGVDPIQSAMICVLNLVIGLITPPVGVCLFVAASIGKVSISKIVAANMPYLIICLVVLMMVSYIPALSTWLPTLLMR
- a CDS encoding tripartite tricarboxylate transporter TctB family protein, whose product is MRFNDAVIGIAAIIFGLAVILHVRSYPSMGDGMPGPALFPTILGILLIVIGTLQIPRGIKSRAPFAALLPELTARGAGNILLTLAGVIFYIYASDSLGFLPTSFCVMFVLMLVLKGNFFLSAAVAAGATLCIYLIFVKMLMVPLPAGIFAF
- a CDS encoding DUF2062 domain-containing protein, which translates into the protein MDSPASTNGSSGVRKKRTWLELLKRLIRFRLIVPIQRSRHSPEYSARGAMIGLAFAFTPLIGIQMYLCFLAWIIARKLFRWDFSLVIACAWTWATNVVTLIPCYYAFYVTGYYMLGLRRYADYSRFALLLQPIRNAVAADVGVWITVKLTASLLVKDLGLVMLTGCVPYMIFFGWLGYFCTLRYVRARQSKRLKKYLHFPRRHKS
- a CDS encoding tripartite tricarboxylate transporter permease — protein: MFTFNNLAHALGLLTDPHVVAIIAGSAIYGLFVGAMPGLTASMATALLVPVTFFMDPVPALAAMVTMEAMAIFAGDIPAALIHIPGTPSSAAYVEDSYALTRQGRASFVLGIDVVMSSIGGIIGAVILILLAPLLAEVALKFSTYEYFWLACFGLSCSVMVSSGSTSKALLSLVIGLMLNCVGLDITIGFPRFAFGNPDLLEGFTFIPVMIGMFGMAEIFRNVLIQDSKIAPFTVQASGIFRGMWKTTCDHWKHILRSGVIGTAIGILPGAGADIAAWVAYGVSKRFSKTPERFGKGHIEGLIEAGTANNSALAGAWVPALVFGIPGDSITAIIIGVLYMKNLQPGPGIFERSPEIILAVYTTFILANLLLVPFGWLAIRLSTKVLQVPRNLLYPVILLFCVVGAFAINNSNFDITVMLIFGVVAYVLECNDIPSAPAILGLVLGDLLEKSFMVSMMKSQWDLRMFFERPISAGLGALVVLMWLSPLLAGFFRKRQSH
- a CDS encoding acyl-CoA dehydratase activase, with product MFSSILHVGLDIGSTTAKSVVLDDDDKIIYSRYCRHFADIRAITSTLMSEIQDNFNNFGATIAVTGSGALALAEGMNVPFAQELVACSASIGRYLSGVDAAIELGGEDAKLTFFDPAGADQRMNETCAGGTGAFIDQMATLLGTDAAGLNDLAKRHEMIYPLASRCGVFAKTDVQALLNEGAARADIAASIFQAIVNQTISGLACGRKIAGNVAFLGGPLYFLSELRARFIETLNLREDQCIFPENSHLFVAIGAAILGKKNGPVDLVRLQENALRFFSTPSQGPVSVLSALFIDEESKNAFRKRHSACDVKRADLSLYSGDAYLGLDCGSTTTKAVLIGEKGELLFSRYRTNGGKDPFGTVKEILTELYALLPADVRIRRSGVTGYGEKFVRTAFGVDAGEVETVAHARGASFILPGVDFVIDIGGQDMKCFGLRNGVITRVFLNEACSSGCGSFLQSFAESQGMSVEDFAREAENSFMPVDLGSRCTVFMNSRVRQAQKEGAKVRDIAAGLVYSVVRNALYKVLKLKNADEMGEKIIVQGGAFKNDALLRAFELVCGREVVRPQISELMGAFGMALIAGNIQSEEPGGLLDKRAVEALTGQTSTMRCSGCGNRCLLTRTEFGNGRSCVSGSRCEKWSALENGAKNGKKGEKKLLPPNLFERKYKRLFDFYEPLPETEAARGVLGIPRALNMYEDYPFWFAFLTELKFRVELSAARPDENAGLDTIPSQTLCYPAKLVHRHVTDLLNRGIRQIFYPILLKECREFKDSRQHFNCPVVIGYPDVAALNIDVPPGTDFMHPTLPFDYTSPKSHMTKRLYEEFFRFGVSRLEIERAFEKGAAAQNAWKTDVRKFGDETVAWLKKTGETGVVLGGHPYHLDPEVHHGIPDLIVNCGAAVLTEDSVCHRAEEIGGVDPLYVVDQWAYHSRLYRAAAVVARHPDFANVQMVQLNSFGCGLDAITADQTAELLESHGKPHTLLRIDEGKNTGAARIRIRSLLASVKQQKAEENSVKKREKTAAGPARHVFAKGIEFLKKKKHRTILCPPLAPWHFHFLQTAMREDGLDFRVLPEGGRPEVELGLKYVNNDVCYPSMMVVGQFLKALSSGEYDPDATDCFYAQTGGVCRASNYVPLLRRALDAAGFGRVRILAAHAQGSEGAEKFTPSVKSVWRSLTGLLYGDMLMRLSCRTRPYEAERGSAKKLCDRWIARCDENVRRGKWSVFKEDLKQMVRDFAALPVNPAPRPRVGIVGEILVKYHSGANERLVNLIETEGGEAVIPDLAGFLLYCLFDPISRSEKLSGSAFSGLFARAGIKILERMRNPMREALRGTRFGEIHDIRDMARQASKLVSLANQAGEGWLLVAEIIQLIESGIKNILCVQPFACLPNHITGRGILRELRRLHQGANVLALDFDASVSNVNQLNRIKLLMATARTE